In a single window of the Streptacidiphilus sp. P02-A3a genome:
- a CDS encoding PH domain-containing protein codes for MSDPQQQNSPDQEPFGRENPDPAAPAGTGSAAPGFADQVFRSVPSVVAGSVLLLLVGWLCVDAMVVGRGRAPLEGAAALLLLAPLLGAFTVWPCVRANAERLVVRNPFRTITVPWVQVESLQAALSVELRSGGQKYQIWALPVSLRQRKRGNRRAMRELADQGSTGSRRGRFGAGADYPPPGGAGLRTRGAVVPAPGSGNPNRAWADNVVDQLNELREQAGAPVAGAAAVRWSWWVVAPAVVGAIGLVILLAA; via the coding sequence ATGAGCGACCCTCAGCAGCAGAACAGCCCTGACCAGGAGCCCTTCGGCCGGGAGAACCCCGACCCGGCCGCCCCCGCCGGGACCGGCAGTGCTGCGCCCGGGTTCGCGGACCAGGTGTTCCGCTCGGTGCCGAGCGTGGTCGCCGGGTCGGTGCTGCTGTTGCTGGTGGGCTGGCTCTGCGTGGACGCCATGGTGGTCGGCCGGGGCCGGGCCCCGCTGGAGGGGGCGGCGGCGCTGCTGCTGCTGGCGCCGCTGCTCGGGGCGTTCACCGTCTGGCCGTGCGTGCGGGCGAACGCCGAGCGCCTGGTGGTCCGCAACCCGTTCCGGACGATCACCGTGCCGTGGGTCCAGGTCGAGTCGCTCCAGGCCGCGCTCTCGGTGGAGCTGCGCAGCGGCGGCCAGAAGTACCAGATCTGGGCGCTGCCGGTGTCGCTGCGCCAGCGCAAGCGCGGCAACCGCCGGGCGATGCGGGAGCTGGCCGACCAGGGCTCGACGGGTTCCCGGCGCGGACGCTTCGGCGCGGGCGCGGACTACCCGCCGCCCGGTGGCGCCGGGCTGCGGACCCGGGGCGCGGTGGTGCCCGCGCCCGGCAGCGGCAACCCGAACCGGGCCTGGGCCGACAACGTGGTGGACCAGCTGAACGAGCTGCGCGAGCAGGCCGGGGCGCCGGTCGCCGGCGCGGCCGCGGTCCGCTGGAGCTGGTGGGTCGTCGCTCCGGCGGTGGTCGGCGCGATCGGCCTGGTCATCCTGCTGGCGGCCTGA
- the deoC gene encoding deoxyribose-phosphate aldolase — translation MPSTPPAAPPPPATATAAGPGPARLAGVAASDAALRRFLHGLPGVDAVGLHARAAALGTRSIKASAKAYAIDLAISMIDLTTLEGADTPGKVRSLCAKARRPDPGDPSVPSTAAVCVYPDLAATARAALTGSGVRVAAVATAFPSGRAGLAVKLADTAEAVAAGADEVDMVIDRGAFLSGRYLEVFETIQAVRAACVRPDGSAAHLKVIFETGELGGYDNVRRAGWLAMAAGADFIKTSTGKVAVNATPPVTLVLLEAVRDFRAATGVQIGVKPAGGIRTSKDALKYLVLVNETLGDDWLSPDWFRFGASSLLNDLLMQRQKLTTGRYSGPDYVTVD, via the coding sequence ATGCCCTCCACTCCCCCAGCCGCGCCCCCGCCCCCCGCCACGGCGACCGCCGCCGGGCCCGGCCCCGCCCGTCTGGCCGGGGTCGCCGCCTCGGACGCCGCCCTGCGCCGCTTCCTGCACGGGCTCCCCGGCGTGGACGCCGTCGGCCTCCACGCCCGCGCCGCCGCCCTCGGCACCCGGTCGATCAAGGCCTCCGCCAAGGCGTACGCCATCGACCTCGCCATCTCGATGATCGACCTGACCACGTTGGAGGGCGCCGACACGCCCGGCAAGGTCCGCTCGCTGTGCGCCAAGGCCAGGCGCCCGGACCCGGGCGACCCCTCCGTCCCCAGCACCGCCGCCGTCTGCGTCTATCCGGACCTCGCGGCCACCGCCCGGGCGGCGCTGACCGGCAGCGGGGTCAGGGTCGCCGCCGTCGCCACCGCCTTCCCCTCCGGCCGGGCCGGGCTGGCGGTGAAGCTCGCGGACACCGCCGAGGCGGTGGCGGCGGGCGCGGACGAGGTGGACATGGTGATCGACCGGGGCGCCTTCCTGTCCGGCCGCTACCTGGAGGTGTTCGAGACGATCCAGGCGGTCCGGGCCGCCTGCGTCCGGCCCGACGGCAGCGCCGCGCACCTCAAGGTGATCTTCGAGACCGGCGAGCTGGGCGGCTACGACAACGTCCGCCGGGCCGGCTGGCTGGCCATGGCCGCCGGAGCCGACTTCATCAAGACCTCCACCGGCAAGGTCGCCGTCAACGCGACACCCCCGGTGACCCTGGTGCTGCTGGAGGCCGTCCGCGACTTCCGGGCCGCGACCGGGGTGCAGATCGGGGTGAAGCCCGCCGGGGGCATCCGCACCAGCAAGGACGCGCTGAAGTACCTGGTGCTGGTGAACGAGACCCTCGGCGACGACTGGCTCTCCCCGGACTGGTTCCGGTTCGGGGCCTCCAGCCTGCTGAACGACCTGCTGATGCAGCGCCAGAAACTGACCACCGGCCGGTACTCCGGCCCCGACTACGTGACGGTGGACTGA
- a CDS encoding aldehyde dehydrogenase family protein: MASRYGHFINGEAVEGSGRETLTTVDPATGLPLAEFAQGTAKDVDRAVRAARAAFPDWSGLPGAERAKYLFRIARIIQERSRELAVLESIDNGKPIRETRDVDLPLVAAHFFYYAGWADKLEYAGFGRSTTAGTSGAGPRPLGVAAQVIPWNFPLLMLAWKIAPALATGNTVVLKPAETTPLTALRFAEICRQAGLPRGVVNIVTGDGRTGAALTAHPGVDKVAFTGSTEVGRSIARSLAGSRVRLSLELGGKAANIVYDDAPIDQAVEGIVDGIFFNQGQVCCAGSRLLVQESVHDEVMEALKRRMATLRVGDPLDKNTDVGAINSAAQLARIRELADAGEAEGAQRWSPDCELPATGYWFAPTVFTGVSATHRIAREEIFGPVLSVLTFRTPEEAVAKANNTPYGLSAGVWTEKGSRILWTAARLRAGVVWSNTFNKFDPTSPFGGYKESGYGREGGRHGLEAYLDV, translated from the coding sequence ATCGCCTCCCGCTACGGCCACTTCATCAACGGCGAGGCCGTCGAGGGCAGCGGCCGGGAGACCCTGACCACGGTCGACCCGGCCACCGGGCTGCCGCTGGCGGAGTTCGCCCAGGGCACGGCCAAGGACGTGGACCGCGCGGTCCGCGCCGCCCGCGCCGCCTTCCCCGACTGGTCCGGCCTGCCCGGCGCCGAGCGGGCCAAGTACCTGTTCCGGATCGCCCGGATCATCCAGGAGCGCAGCCGCGAGCTCGCGGTGCTGGAGTCCATCGACAACGGCAAGCCGATCCGGGAGACCCGTGACGTCGACCTGCCGCTGGTCGCCGCGCACTTCTTCTACTACGCGGGCTGGGCCGACAAGCTGGAGTACGCGGGGTTCGGCCGGAGCACGACAGCGGGCACGAGTGGCGCCGGTCCGCGCCCGCTCGGCGTGGCCGCGCAGGTCATCCCGTGGAACTTCCCGCTGCTGATGCTGGCCTGGAAGATCGCCCCGGCGCTGGCCACCGGCAACACCGTGGTGCTCAAGCCCGCCGAGACCACCCCGCTGACCGCCCTGCGCTTCGCCGAGATCTGCCGCCAGGCCGGGCTGCCGCGCGGCGTGGTCAACATCGTCACCGGCGACGGCCGCACCGGGGCCGCGCTGACCGCGCACCCGGGCGTCGACAAGGTCGCCTTCACCGGCTCCACCGAGGTCGGCCGGTCCATCGCCCGCAGCCTCGCGGGCAGCAGGGTCCGGCTGTCGCTGGAGCTCGGCGGCAAGGCCGCCAACATCGTCTACGACGACGCGCCGATCGACCAGGCGGTCGAGGGCATCGTCGACGGGATCTTCTTCAACCAGGGCCAGGTCTGCTGCGCGGGCTCGCGGCTGCTGGTGCAGGAGTCCGTCCACGACGAGGTGATGGAGGCGTTGAAGCGGCGGATGGCGACACTGCGGGTGGGCGATCCGCTGGACAAGAACACCGACGTCGGCGCGATCAACTCGGCCGCGCAGCTGGCCCGGATCCGGGAGCTCGCGGACGCGGGCGAGGCCGAGGGCGCGCAGCGCTGGTCCCCGGACTGCGAGCTGCCCGCCACCGGCTACTGGTTCGCGCCGACCGTGTTCACCGGGGTCAGCGCCACCCACCGGATCGCCCGCGAGGAGATCTTCGGCCCGGTGCTGTCGGTGCTGACCTTCCGCACCCCGGAGGAGGCGGTGGCCAAGGCCAACAACACCCCGTACGGCCTGTCGGCCGGCGTCTGGACCGAGAAGGGCTCGCGCATCCTGTGGACCGCCGCCCGGCTGCGGGCGGGCGTGGTCTGGTCCAACACCTTCAACAAGTTCGACCCGACCTCGCCCTTCGGCGGCTACAAGGAGTCGGGCTACGGCCGCGAGGGCGGTCGGCACGGTCTGGAGGCGTACCTCGATGTCTGA
- a CDS encoding aldehyde dehydrogenase family protein produces MSDPLLRLPVFKTYKLFVGGAFPRSESGLVYEVTDRRSGDWLANAPRGTRKDTRDAVAAARRAVPGWSGATAYNRGQVLYRAAEMLQGRRAQFAEEVAAAEGTGLKKAAALVDAAVDRWVWYAGWTDKVAQIAGSANPVAGPYFNLSTPEPTGVVGVLAPSSGTGFSLLGLVSVLAPVIATGNTAVVALAPGAPLPGLSLGEVLAASDLPGGVANLLSGRTEDIAPTLASHADVNAVDLTGANPGEGTGSARALEVLAADTLKRVRRPAPAPDGEDWNAAPGTDRLLAFLETKTVWHPMGI; encoded by the coding sequence ATGTCTGATCCACTGCTCCGACTGCCCGTCTTCAAGACCTACAAGCTGTTCGTCGGCGGGGCCTTCCCCCGCTCCGAGAGCGGACTGGTGTACGAGGTGACCGACCGCAGGTCCGGCGACTGGCTCGCCAACGCGCCCCGGGGCACCCGCAAGGACACCCGGGACGCGGTCGCCGCCGCCCGCCGGGCGGTCCCCGGCTGGTCCGGCGCCACCGCCTACAACCGGGGGCAGGTGCTCTACCGGGCGGCGGAGATGCTCCAGGGCCGCCGCGCCCAGTTCGCCGAGGAGGTCGCCGCCGCCGAGGGCACCGGCCTGAAGAAGGCCGCCGCACTGGTCGACGCCGCCGTCGACCGGTGGGTCTGGTACGCCGGCTGGACCGACAAGGTGGCCCAGATCGCCGGTTCGGCCAATCCGGTCGCCGGCCCGTACTTCAACCTGTCCACCCCGGAACCCACCGGCGTGGTCGGGGTGCTGGCGCCGAGCTCCGGCACCGGCTTCTCCCTCCTCGGACTGGTGTCCGTACTGGCGCCGGTGATCGCCACCGGGAACACCGCCGTGGTCGCCCTCGCCCCCGGGGCGCCGCTGCCCGGACTGTCGCTCGGGGAGGTGCTGGCCGCCTCCGACCTGCCCGGCGGCGTGGCCAACCTGCTCTCCGGACGGACCGAGGACATCGCGCCGACCCTCGCCTCCCACGCCGATGTCAACGCCGTGGACCTGACCGGAGCAAATCCGGGCGAAGGCACCGGCTCGGCGCGGGCGCTGGAGGTGCTCGCAGCGGATACCCTTAAACGTGTACGGCGACCCGCTCCCGCCCCCGACGGCGAGGACTGGAACGCCGCTCCGGGCACCGACCGACTGCTGGCCTTCCTTGAGACCAAGACGGTGTGGCACCCGATGGGAATCTGA
- a CDS encoding SigE family RNA polymerase sigma factor encodes MTAVTEGRSVTALRTARPGRAPLHRHGAHGAHSTTGTLNTMTLSLRGVVLGTAVRELPAGTGVPEGAGSSTGGARAGAVSAVPAVTDARTDHSTDNDEEFSAYVRERRAALYATAYHLTGDRHAAEDLLQSALFSTYRAWDRITDKAAVGGYMRRTMTNLHISAWRRRKVNEYPTEEMPETVGDTDAMGGTELRAVLWQALAKLPENQRTMLVLRYYEGRTDPEIADVLNISVGTVKSSIWRALRRLREDETLASQDGDLGMAFGELVA; translated from the coding sequence ATGACCGCAGTCACCGAGGGCCGGAGCGTCACGGCACTTCGCACCGCGCGCCCTGGACGTGCGCCGCTGCATCGGCACGGAGCGCACGGCGCGCACAGCACCACCGGCACCCTGAACACGATGACGCTGTCACTGCGGGGCGTGGTTCTCGGAACCGCGGTCCGCGAGCTTCCGGCCGGGACGGGGGTCCCGGAGGGGGCCGGGAGCAGCACCGGGGGAGCACGGGCGGGCGCGGTGTCGGCGGTTCCCGCCGTCACCGACGCCCGTACCGACCACAGCACCGACAACGACGAGGAGTTCTCGGCCTACGTCCGGGAGCGCCGCGCCGCGCTGTACGCCACCGCGTACCACCTGACCGGTGACCGGCACGCCGCCGAGGACCTGCTGCAGAGCGCGCTCTTCAGCACCTACCGGGCGTGGGACCGGATCACCGACAAGGCGGCGGTCGGCGGCTACATGCGCCGCACCATGACCAACCTGCACATCTCCGCGTGGCGCCGCCGCAAGGTCAACGAGTACCCGACCGAGGAGATGCCGGAGACCGTCGGTGACACCGACGCGATGGGCGGCACCGAGCTGCGCGCCGTCCTGTGGCAGGCGCTCGCGAAGCTGCCGGAGAACCAGCGCACCATGCTGGTGCTCCGCTACTACGAGGGCCGGACCGACCCGGAGATCGCGGATGTGCTGAACATCAGCGTCGGGACGGTCAAGAGCAGCATCTGGCGCGCGCTGCGGCGGCTGCGCGAGGACGAGACCCTGGCGTCGCAGGACGGCGACCTGGGTATGGCTTTCGGCGAGCTGGTGGCCTGA
- a CDS encoding response regulator transcription factor codes for MSHLLLIEDDDAIRTGLELALTRQGHQVSAAASGEDGLKLFKEKRPDLIVLDVMLPGIDGFEVCRRIRRTDQLPIILLTARSDDIDVVVGLESGADDYVVKPVQPRVLDARIRAVLRRGERESTDSLTYGDVVIDRSAMTVTKAGQDLQLTPTELRLLLELSNRPGQALSRQQLLRLVWEHDYLGDSRLVDACVQRLRAKVEDVPSAPTLIRTVRGVGYRLDPPQ; via the coding sequence GTGTCACATCTGCTGCTGATCGAGGACGACGACGCCATCCGGACGGGCCTGGAGCTCGCCCTGACCAGGCAGGGCCACCAGGTGTCGGCCGCTGCCTCCGGCGAGGACGGCCTGAAGCTGTTCAAGGAGAAGCGCCCCGACCTGATCGTGCTGGACGTCATGCTGCCCGGCATCGACGGCTTCGAGGTCTGCCGCCGGATCCGCCGCACCGACCAGCTGCCGATCATCCTGCTGACCGCCCGCAGCGACGACATCGACGTGGTGGTCGGCCTGGAGTCGGGCGCGGACGACTACGTGGTCAAGCCGGTGCAGCCGCGGGTACTGGACGCCCGGATCCGCGCCGTGCTGCGCCGCGGCGAGCGCGAGAGCACCGACTCGCTCACCTACGGCGACGTGGTGATCGACCGCAGCGCGATGACGGTCACCAAGGCCGGACAGGACCTCCAGCTGACCCCGACCGAGCTGCGGCTGCTGCTGGAGCTGAGCAACCGGCCCGGCCAGGCGCTCTCCCGCCAGCAGCTGCTGCGGCTGGTCTGGGAGCACGACTACCTCGGCGACTCGCGCCTGGTGGACGCCTGCGTGCAGCGGCTACGGGCGAAGGTCGAGGACGTCCCCTCCGCCCCCACCCTGATCCGCACCGTGCGCGGAGTCGGCTACCGGCTGGACCCGCCGCAGTAG
- a CDS encoding HAMP domain-containing sensor histidine kinase, giving the protein MTDSSEAPRRAPGTGLLRRVRTTSLRIRLIVVFALVALAAAVSVSGISYWLNRDAVLKRTQDAALSDFRSALDRTITDLPLQPDCDELHQAATLMADTGLQYDVLLEQGGCSTGSARGISASMVPPTLAAAVTKPCSSCAGPPDQYHLFWQRITLDGTPYLVGGTEVQPGGPTAYMFKSLADERSDLDSLAWSLSIATALALIGSALLAQLAAATVLRPVARLGEAARQLGAGRLDTRLEISGAAELADLSQTFNQTAEALQAQVEELSAREHASRRFVADMSHELRTPLTAMTAVTDILEDEADTLDPMIAPAVRLVVNETRRLTDLVENLMEVTRFDAGTAKVVLDDVDVSDLITSCIDTRAWLDAVELDAPRGIVARVDPRRVDVVLANLIGNALKHGGSPVRVQVRVEGAELVVRVSDGGPGIPEDVLPHVFDRFFKADAARRRSEGSGLGLSIASENARIHGGTITAANSPEGGACFTLRLPMTSAVEPGHPLAADGGPRPTGPAGTDRPKGTSA; this is encoded by the coding sequence GTGACGGACAGCTCTGAAGCCCCCAGGCGCGCGCCCGGGACGGGACTGCTGCGCCGGGTCCGGACCACCTCGCTGCGGATACGGCTGATCGTGGTGTTCGCCCTGGTCGCGCTCGCCGCCGCGGTGTCGGTGTCCGGCATCTCGTACTGGCTGAACCGGGACGCGGTGCTGAAGCGCACCCAGGACGCCGCGCTCAGCGACTTCCGCAGCGCCCTCGACCGGACCATCACCGATCTGCCGCTGCAACCGGACTGCGACGAGCTGCACCAGGCCGCGACGCTGATGGCGGACACCGGCCTGCAGTACGACGTACTGCTGGAGCAGGGCGGATGCAGCACCGGATCGGCGCGCGGCATCAGCGCGTCGATGGTGCCCCCGACGCTGGCGGCCGCGGTCACCAAGCCCTGCTCCTCCTGCGCCGGCCCCCCCGACCAGTACCACCTGTTCTGGCAGCGGATCACCCTGGACGGCACGCCCTACCTGGTCGGCGGCACCGAGGTGCAGCCCGGCGGCCCGACCGCGTACATGTTCAAGTCGCTCGCCGACGAGCGCAGCGACCTGGACTCGCTGGCCTGGTCGCTGAGCATCGCGACGGCGCTGGCACTGATCGGCTCGGCACTGCTGGCGCAGCTCGCCGCGGCGACCGTGCTGCGGCCGGTGGCCCGGCTCGGCGAGGCCGCGCGGCAGCTGGGCGCCGGACGGCTGGACACCCGGCTGGAGATCAGCGGCGCGGCCGAGCTGGCCGACCTGTCGCAGACCTTCAACCAGACCGCGGAGGCGCTCCAGGCCCAGGTCGAGGAGCTGAGCGCGCGCGAGCACGCCAGCCGCCGCTTCGTCGCCGACATGTCGCACGAACTGCGGACCCCGCTGACCGCGATGACCGCCGTCACCGACATCCTGGAGGACGAGGCCGACACCCTGGACCCGATGATCGCCCCGGCGGTCCGGCTGGTGGTGAACGAGACCCGCAGGCTCACCGACCTGGTGGAGAACCTGATGGAGGTCACCCGCTTCGACGCCGGGACCGCCAAGGTGGTGCTGGACGACGTCGACGTCTCCGACCTGATCACCTCCTGCATCGACACCCGGGCCTGGCTGGACGCCGTCGAACTGGACGCGCCGCGCGGCATCGTCGCCCGGGTCGACCCGCGCCGGGTCGACGTGGTGCTGGCGAACCTCATCGGCAACGCCCTCAAGCACGGCGGCTCCCCGGTCCGGGTACAGGTCCGGGTGGAGGGCGCGGAGCTGGTGGTCCGGGTCTCCGACGGCGGCCCGGGCATCCCCGAGGACGTGCTGCCGCACGTCTTCGACCGCTTCTTCAAGGCGGACGCGGCCCGCCGCCGCTCCGAGGGCAGCGGCCTGGGCCTGTCCATCGCCTCCGAGAACGCGCGCATCCACGGCGGCACCATCACCGCCGCGAACTCCCCCGAGGGCGGGGCCTGCTTCACCCTCCGGCTGCCGATGACCTCGGCCGTCGAACCAGGGCACCCGTTGGCGGCGGACGGCGGCCCGAGGCCGACCGGCCCGGCGGGCACCGACCGTCCGAAGGGCACGTCAGCATGA
- a CDS encoding VanZ family protein — MGTVVGQRSAVAFPAIGVDPDEGHQVHQGARRLALLLMALQLAAVVWLAFRPISAAWMTDTNLTPFATVRSELSVGTAHAYLELARGLLLPAPLGLLLPLAGGRLDAPALPSFLRTVFASLLLATGIELFQSTLTSHLLDVDDVLLAGIGVALTHLLLVPASRAALRRRGRNRATVAVRATGFGIAPAVPAAAPSPR; from the coding sequence GTGGGAACGGTTGTCGGCCAGCGGTCCGCTGTCGCGTTCCCGGCCATCGGCGTCGACCCGGACGAGGGGCACCAGGTGCACCAGGGCGCCCGGCGGCTGGCGCTGCTGCTGATGGCGCTGCAACTGGCGGCGGTGGTCTGGCTGGCGTTCCGGCCGATCTCGGCCGCCTGGATGACCGACACCAACCTGACGCCCTTCGCCACGGTGCGCTCCGAACTGTCCGTCGGCACCGCCCACGCCTACCTGGAGCTGGCCCGCGGACTGCTGCTGCCGGCCCCGCTCGGGCTGCTGCTGCCGTTGGCCGGCGGACGCCTGGACGCACCGGCGCTGCCCTCGTTCCTGCGCACGGTCTTCGCGAGCCTGCTGCTCGCCACCGGCATCGAGCTCTTCCAGTCCACGCTGACCAGCCACCTGCTGGACGTGGACGACGTGCTGCTGGCCGGTATCGGCGTGGCGCTGACGCACCTGCTGCTGGTTCCGGCCTCCCGGGCGGCGCTGCGGCGGCGCGGCCGGAACCGCGCGACCGTGGCCGTCCGCGCCACGGGCTTCGGCATCGCCCCGGCGGTACCGGCCGCCGCCCCGTCCCCGCGCTGA
- a CDS encoding PspC domain-containing protein, which yields MTATTLARPRHNRVIAGVCAGIAARFGLRPLTVRVLFLLSCLLPGPQFLIYLALWLLLPQEP from the coding sequence ATGACCGCGACCACCCTCGCCCGTCCCCGCCACAACCGGGTCATCGCCGGTGTCTGCGCCGGGATCGCCGCCCGTTTCGGCCTGCGCCCGCTCACCGTGCGGGTGCTGTTCCTGCTGTCCTGCCTGCTGCCGGGACCGCAGTTCCTGATCTATCTGGCCCTGTGGCTGCTGTTGCCGCAGGAACCCTGA
- a CDS encoding LysR family transcriptional regulator: MQQRRDADVTALSTAELAPGTPAVLLAPPLAQFAAVARLEHVTRAAAELGMPQPTLSRAVARLEAELGVALLAREGRTVRLTRAGEIFRAAVERALAEVERGAEAARAEADPVGGRVAFGFQHTMGSETVPMLLRGFRVGHPRVRFQLVQEYTDSMLQRLREGELDLCLVSPRPDGPELTSRRLGEQRLRLVVPAEHRLAGRQRVRLGEVSGDAFVMLAPGYGLRRIADALCAEAGFTPRVSFEGEEAETLRGLVAAGLGVAVLPPATAPRPELTELGLSSAGARRELALVWVTGRPLTPPVEAFRAYVLSVRDQLPLHS; encoded by the coding sequence CTGCAACAGCGTCGAGACGCGGATGTCACAGCACTGTCGACCGCCGAGCTCGCGCCGGGGACCCCGGCGGTACTGCTGGCGCCGCCGCTCGCGCAGTTCGCCGCCGTCGCCAGGCTGGAGCATGTGACCCGCGCCGCAGCCGAGTTGGGCATGCCGCAGCCGACCCTCAGCCGGGCCGTGGCGCGGCTGGAGGCGGAACTGGGGGTGGCCCTGCTGGCGCGCGAGGGCCGGACGGTGCGGCTGACCCGGGCCGGGGAGATCTTCCGTGCGGCGGTCGAGCGGGCGCTGGCCGAGGTGGAGCGCGGCGCGGAGGCGGCCCGGGCGGAGGCCGACCCGGTGGGCGGCCGGGTCGCGTTCGGGTTCCAGCACACCATGGGCTCGGAGACGGTGCCGATGCTGCTGCGGGGGTTCCGGGTGGGCCATCCCCGGGTGCGGTTCCAGCTGGTCCAGGAGTACACCGACTCGATGCTGCAACGGCTGCGCGAGGGCGAGCTCGACCTGTGCCTGGTGTCCCCGCGCCCGGACGGGCCCGAGCTGACCTCGCGGCGGCTCGGCGAGCAGCGGCTGCGGCTGGTGGTCCCGGCCGAGCACCGGCTGGCCGGGCGGCAGCGGGTGCGGCTGGGCGAGGTCTCCGGCGACGCGTTCGTGATGCTGGCGCCCGGGTACGGGCTGCGCCGGATCGCCGACGCGCTGTGCGCCGAGGCGGGGTTCACCCCCCGGGTCTCCTTCGAGGGGGAGGAGGCGGAGACGCTGCGCGGGCTGGTGGCGGCCGGGCTCGGGGTGGCCGTGCTGCCTCCGGCCACCGCGCCCCGCCCGGAGCTGACCGAGCTGGGGCTGAGCTCGGCGGGGGCCCGCCGGGAGCTGGCACTGGTGTGGGTGACCGGGCGCCCGCTCACCCCGCCGGTGGAGGCGTTCCGCGCCTACGTGCTGTCGGTGCGCGACCAGTTGCCGCTGCACAGCTGA
- a CDS encoding MFS transporter — protein sequence MPAVTRGASDEQQPGFPTLPAAPAAASAPDSAAASVTTPVDTDTRHRPGSRGLRRTQLALFGAGLATFLLLYSTQALLPALSASLRLTPAQASLTVSAAAIGLALAVLPVSALSEKFGRTAVMTASVFAAVALALVIPFAPDLTVLTALRALQGVALAGLPATAMAYLAEEVHPSALASAMGLYVAGNSIGGMSGRLVSGIVAGSFGWRWGLASVAVLSLLCAIAFRALIPRARNFRPGPINPRALLRTVGAQLRNPLLDRLFVLGLLFMTVFGAVYTVMGYRLVAAPFDLSQGLASSIFAVYVVGTFASALSARVTGRFGRRGTLYLAIGTTAAGLLLTLPDSLGTALLGLVLITAGFFTGHCVASASVGRTATHGRAQASALYLAAYYLGNSLGGTLGADAYHADGWNGTVLVGLAAMAAAAAITLYATARARGGARRGRVLATAR from the coding sequence ATGCCTGCTGTCACCAGAGGGGCATCCGACGAGCAGCAGCCGGGTTTCCCGACCCTGCCCGCGGCCCCCGCCGCCGCCTCCGCACCCGACTCCGCCGCCGCCTCCGTCACCACCCCGGTCGACACCGACACCCGCCACCGCCCCGGCAGCCGGGGGCTGCGGCGCACCCAGCTCGCCCTGTTCGGGGCCGGGCTGGCGACCTTCCTGCTGCTCTACTCCACCCAGGCGCTGCTGCCCGCGCTCTCCGCCTCGCTCCGGCTGACCCCGGCGCAGGCCAGCCTCACCGTGTCCGCCGCCGCGATCGGCCTGGCGCTGGCGGTGCTGCCGGTCAGCGCGCTGTCCGAGAAGTTCGGCCGGACCGCGGTGATGACCGCCTCGGTGTTCGCCGCCGTCGCCCTGGCCCTGGTCATCCCGTTCGCCCCGGACCTCACCGTGCTGACCGCGCTGCGGGCGCTCCAGGGCGTGGCCCTGGCCGGACTGCCCGCGACCGCGATGGCCTACCTCGCGGAGGAGGTCCACCCCTCGGCGCTGGCCTCGGCCATGGGCCTGTACGTCGCGGGCAACAGCATCGGCGGCATGAGCGGGCGGCTGGTCTCCGGCATCGTCGCCGGCTCCTTCGGCTGGCGCTGGGGGCTGGCCTCGGTGGCGGTGCTCTCGCTGCTCTGCGCGATCGCCTTCCGGGCGCTGATCCCCCGGGCCCGGAACTTCCGTCCCGGACCGATCAACCCGAGGGCGCTGCTGCGCACCGTCGGCGCGCAGCTGCGCAACCCGCTGCTGGACCGGCTGTTCGTGCTCGGCCTGCTGTTCATGACGGTCTTCGGCGCGGTCTACACGGTGATGGGGTACCGGCTGGTCGCCGCGCCGTTCGACCTCTCCCAGGGGCTGGCCAGCTCGATCTTCGCGGTCTACGTCGTCGGCACCTTCGCCTCCGCCCTGTCCGCCCGGGTCACCGGCCGCTTCGGCCGCCGGGGCACCCTCTACCTGGCGATCGGGACCACCGCGGCCGGGCTGCTGCTGACCCTGCCCGACTCGCTGGGCACCGCGCTGCTCGGCCTGGTGCTGATCACCGCGGGCTTCTTCACCGGGCACTGCGTGGCCTCGGCCTCGGTCGGCCGCACCGCCACCCACGGCCGCGCCCAGGCCTCGGCGCTGTACCTGGCCGCCTACTACCTGGGCAACAGCCTCGGCGGCACGCTCGGCGCCGACGCCTACCACGCGGACGGCTGGAACGGCACCGTCCTGGTCGGCCTGGCGGCGATGGCGGCGGCCGCGGCGATCACCCTGTACGCGACCGCCCGGGCCCGCGGCGGCGCCCGCCGCGGCCGGGTGCTGGCCACCGCCCGCTGA